One Dysosmobacter welbionis DNA segment encodes these proteins:
- a CDS encoding Imm32 family immunity protein → MKTRTLTIQLNDELLPILPVEPEAYLSFTTHADGNELELTGNRAGLLLLAKAALGMAETARVDGFHIHLDDLYDINAEGKTILIQREESKP, encoded by the coding sequence ATGAAAACCAGAACACTGACCATTCAACTGAATGACGAACTACTGCCTATCCTCCCAGTGGAACCGGAAGCCTACCTCTCCTTTACCACCCATGCCGATGGAAATGAATTGGAGTTAACGGGAAACCGGGCGGGGCTGCTCCTGTTGGCGAAAGCCGCTCTGGGGATGGCGGAAACCGCTCGTGTGGATGGCTTCCATATCCATTTGGATGACCTTTATGACATCAACGCCGAGGGAAAAACCATCCTGATTCAAAGGGAGGAGTCAAAGCCATGA
- a CDS encoding DUF1877 family protein produces the protein MNTENIAHYFYGSAPAEDELMNAVFSGENTVDALKTAANQHEFLYTEKIRLWNELHMALVGCPGTEPISHEPLSQAIVGVDFVDDGQVAYTLLEDLDDIVSALNEVDEDAFLDKYLQQNGVENRDAALAEFRTLRDFYNKCQDFHGDDDYILVVGIYRD, from the coding sequence ATGAACACTGAAAACATTGCCCACTATTTTTATGGAAGCGCCCCTGCTGAAGATGAACTCATGAATGCTGTTTTCAGTGGCGAGAATACGGTTGATGCTTTGAAAACAGCGGCAAATCAGCATGAATTTCTCTACACCGAAAAAATCCGCCTGTGGAATGAGCTCCACATGGCGCTGGTGGGATGCCCTGGGACAGAACCGATCTCTCATGAACCGCTCAGCCAAGCAATCGTAGGTGTTGATTTCGTTGATGATGGTCAGGTGGCCTACACTCTCTTGGAGGATCTGGATGACATCGTTTCTGCCCTCAATGAGGTGGATGAAGATGCTTTCCTGGACAAGTATCTCCAACAGAACGGAGTGGAAAATCGGGATGCAGCGTTGGCCGAATTTAGAACTTTGAGAGACTTCTATAACAAGTGTCAGGATTTTCATGGAGATGATGACTATATCCTGGTCGTGGGTATCTATCGTGACTGA
- a CDS encoding SMI1/KNR4 family protein, whose protein sequence is MDKESLTEKLLDLVEGRETPESWRNWWDEHETELEALLSRGEFLKLKPCRHGFQWVPVFGSQKRAIAILEKSGTAFEASNLYQERYLAELDAFCKEQERVQREKQKEFKANNPELFGRYPKFSKALAKVLDPSDEIKPAATEEQIGNQESVLDFTLPSQVREFFLLTAGINVSTGVIVELSGTFNLTIHGERYCVLGEFWKEADGDQLLLRPGEETIWYYAHEQDKVKRLCNDMAELLEKKLARYLNEH, encoded by the coding sequence ATGGACAAAGAATCATTGACAGAAAAACTCCTGGACTTGGTCGAGGGGCGGGAAACACCAGAAAGTTGGCGGAACTGGTGGGACGAACATGAGACGGAGTTGGAAGCCCTGCTGAGTCGGGGTGAATTTCTGAAACTGAAGCCCTGCCGACACGGTTTTCAGTGGGTCCCGGTGTTTGGCAGCCAAAAGAGAGCCATCGCCATTCTGGAAAAGAGCGGCACAGCATTTGAAGCCAGCAATCTCTACCAGGAGCGGTATCTGGCGGAGCTGGACGCTTTCTGTAAGGAGCAGGAGCGGGTGCAGAGGGAAAAGCAAAAGGAATTCAAGGCCAATAACCCGGAGTTATTTGGCCGATACCCCAAGTTCTCCAAGGCGTTGGCAAAGGTGCTGGACCCCTCTGACGAGATCAAACCCGCCGCCACGGAGGAGCAGATCGGGAATCAAGAAAGCGTGCTGGACTTCACGCTCCCGTCCCAGGTGCGGGAGTTTTTCCTGCTGACCGCAGGCATCAATGTATCCACAGGCGTAATCGTTGAACTCTCTGGAACATTTAATCTGACCATTCATGGCGAGCGGTATTGTGTGCTGGGCGAGTTCTGGAAAGAAGCGGACGGCGACCAGCTCCTGCTCCGCCCCGGAGAGGAAACCATCTGGTACTACGCCCATGAGCAGGACAAGGTAAAGCGCCTCTGCAATGATATGGCAGAACTGCTGGAGAAGAAACTGGCGAGGTATCTCAATGAACACTGA
- a CDS encoding SF0329 family protein: MASVSTWSGIRNKLENDYLCPALRGHIQYFATSYSKSADHEGRAAIRMDGVEVLRSNYYIYFENVWTKFHHLRSTTLKDCDSAKEAIDQAHAFALEQGTFDQKVFYEAFGIFDNQSIEKSLVSQNPLVRIFALLDRRLGKRHLLALEKSMEQELDWVRAFYVIRMQAEGLMEKE; the protein is encoded by the coding sequence ATGGCAAGCGTATCCACTTGGAGTGGAATCCGGAACAAATTGGAGAATGATTACCTGTGCCCGGCGCTCCGGGGTCACATTCAGTATTTTGCCACCAGTTACAGCAAAAGCGCCGACCATGAGGGCCGGGCAGCCATTCGTATGGACGGTGTGGAAGTACTGCGGAGCAACTACTACATCTATTTTGAGAATGTGTGGACGAAATTTCATCACCTGCGGTCCACAACGCTGAAAGATTGCGACTCCGCGAAAGAAGCCATCGACCAGGCTCATGCCTTTGCGCTGGAGCAGGGCACCTTTGACCAAAAGGTGTTCTATGAGGCGTTTGGGATCTTTGACAACCAGAGCATTGAGAAAAGCCTTGTCAGCCAGAATCCTCTTGTCCGCATCTTTGCCCTCCTGGACCGCAGGCTGGGAAAGCGCCACCTGCTGGCTTTGGAGAAATCCATGGAGCAGGAACTGGACTGGGTGCGGGCCTTCTATGTGATCCGGATGCAGGCAGAAGGGCTGATGGAAAAAGAATAA
- a CDS encoding immunity protein Imm33 domain-containing protein has translation MGAWGIKALERDEGLDVLDILKNEYVPEHPVMDLGEMIELMKEEVMLGSDFSQIDFLFDNTAMALAELYFQWKDNGKLDYDHEEAIWDKVTGFTASKEALAFLLRQLTDIKNEVPDEDGIREIMDLWKNEDSGEIAPAWLEHLNQLIDRLDSEQEARQMYIKKYWGNFIGGSDDSLNLVAFLEDQKKEEIPLSEIFSKIGLDKQNWDFRQTVEYLEFTHSDGVEMDFHFAIDVVTDLAAILLECSVSGSVNLQDLDEYNTPARRIRITATPEEHDAMNKALADFVHAPLEYDLSEMMDNEEIQEMARDVEALRKELYEAAGRNRDYYVKAEDMKNLLPDWEGADGCIATNRITMEGYKVGYCYRENPDGGWDSGWRFTAGDESEAYMDDPNNAGIYKLNTICNDDPDIISLLNTPAPCAFERDENGVFQQIKDWKPDEDEEDPDMDILKQCQKWHEESKQHKIIDALEAIPAEERTPEMDSELARAYNNLADPHKPTCKEMLKKALALLKPHEEYFEDDYYWNFRMGYSYFYLDQEGRALRYFEKALEVRPGDDDTKEFIDRCKQGISLPQFWECFRDRTENWWETFAEMEAELRQMMDDDKDHTRGAELVAQMEETLNLAFDEISFEMGFNGEKYELILTPEGDKVKLFELVYFQKHAPKEVLEHWNILVGRQPLQNIGLRTEDGWDISGDDVQIWLEEQGENSFALSAYCEKLLPMLREAEGRVWWMLTTLTDQVLGEIPHMRYIDSFDVLEEPRAEPSILMSQLPDALKERGLELSTDPEAYLESYLGYEMKPNEDPDADWRLDVMAGSTCCVPLINGYLNADNDFMDDLHADGAVAGFFCYPLDTLREKEGTQKIFDFRDKLEELFTTGDGPEVLTLTGGATGLYCGYVDFIAWDIQTALQMAKNFFEDSDIPWASFHTFRREAGTVNLKTPSEEEPDDEDQAPELDETLAGMDYIPYTPQNEEEYFQQLEQWNDEDEYTRCIQALNAIPEDWRNYRIAYAMARALENYAIIGDHDEGTPNYKGDKALRRAIEVLESVREEGQDKAEWNMRMAYGYQYLYGQEEQAIPYAQRWAELDPEDKDAPAVIQECQKEIAKRAEAEAEDESDHTGVFTGFVLLSKGEWDKEQFIRDMKEKWDIAVDEYDASEEKDDDALVFEVGDMVAAVSLATYPIPNGEAELNAENNYMWEDAVKVAKEHCAHIMVAVLGKEENLLEKGKLYTKVVAACCRQEYATGIYTSGVVFEPRFYEGFADMMQDGELPIFNWIWFGLWRNENGMNGYTYGMDVFGKDEMEVLGTDAKPSDLRDFLASLVSYVLENDVELHDGETIGFAADDKHTITRSPGVGLPEEQMTLKISWESSDGDPDDDGDDPDGEMPEDEEAGVPEVYTEEEMEAVEGHIQQYFGKVENVFHELVSPDIHVDICMVPPTEERDYCTLVTMGMGAHRMNVPEELVEYKLERAELAIALPADWKLDQESMKDEKWYWPIRLLKSLARLPINCDSWLGHGHTVENREPFADNTKLCTATLIGPQDTEDGSEVCTLPGGEEVNFYQVIPLYEDELDYKLEHDTDALLNKMRGISFVVNPTRQDAITRGTLSNDDFDGEMDDASYHIESIEEKELPIDPINAYNHMAIYLRWCMEHDLMGEEFLAEYGEVVEKVKADSASVDLREFIRDELDGCLFSVLFNHQGRAFAGYYYGEGDSPYYPADVDDNALCFFGPERYHSDEFQDEAYLFIPFDEDYYQAMAEVIEERFANWQGQDFDEDTLEPSEVAQAIMEYLDCECTYFPSMADDDPIMSAYSYAQRLGVREGFVPVLIQADDETLLECLVMNADPKNDVDIYEFDLKAVTEYRKKMLSTPVKDGKTVLEELTGQRKEEAEDDDMDWDEEVLGEMEGGEPNDRFSSYWDDDTEMTYPLILAKIPVKNPWEIFAYLPFGNWNDCPDTPELMAAAKYWFQQHGAIPAAMSHDELEFELPTPISKERAMEVAVEQYGFCPDLDQNEDGSIGSLADVLWQSTVWYFWWD, from the coding sequence ATGGGAGCATGGGGTATAAAAGCATTAGAGCGTGACGAAGGGCTGGATGTACTGGACATCCTCAAAAATGAATATGTACCGGAGCATCCGGTAATGGATCTGGGCGAGATGATTGAACTGATGAAAGAGGAAGTCATGCTGGGATCTGACTTCTCACAAATCGACTTTCTCTTTGACAATACTGCGATGGCTCTGGCGGAGCTGTATTTCCAATGGAAGGATAACGGCAAGCTGGACTACGATCATGAAGAAGCTATATGGGATAAAGTCACCGGTTTCACAGCATCCAAAGAAGCACTTGCTTTCCTGCTGCGGCAGCTCACCGACATCAAAAACGAGGTGCCGGACGAGGACGGCATCCGTGAGATTATGGATCTTTGGAAGAACGAGGATAGCGGTGAGATCGCTCCTGCGTGGTTGGAACACTTGAATCAGCTCATTGATCGACTGGATTCAGAACAGGAGGCACGACAAATGTATATCAAAAAATACTGGGGCAACTTTATTGGCGGTTCCGATGACAGTCTGAACCTTGTGGCATTTTTAGAGGATCAGAAAAAGGAGGAGATCCCCCTCAGCGAGATTTTCTCCAAGATCGGTCTGGACAAGCAGAACTGGGACTTTCGCCAAACCGTGGAGTACCTGGAGTTTACACATTCCGATGGTGTGGAGATGGACTTTCACTTCGCCATTGATGTGGTCACCGACCTGGCCGCCATCCTGCTGGAGTGCAGCGTCAGTGGCAGTGTAAACCTTCAGGATCTGGACGAGTACAACACCCCCGCCCGCCGTATCCGCATCACTGCTACGCCAGAGGAGCATGACGCCATGAACAAGGCCCTGGCGGACTTTGTCCATGCCCCGCTGGAATACGACCTCAGCGAGATGATGGATAACGAGGAGATCCAGGAGATGGCTCGGGATGTGGAGGCGCTGCGGAAGGAGCTGTACGAGGCCGCTGGCCGCAACCGGGACTACTATGTAAAGGCAGAGGACATGAAGAATCTGCTCCCCGACTGGGAGGGCGCCGATGGCTGTATCGCCACCAACCGCATTACGATGGAGGGCTACAAGGTTGGCTACTGCTACCGGGAGAATCCGGACGGCGGCTGGGACAGCGGCTGGCGCTTTACCGCCGGTGACGAGAGCGAGGCGTACATGGACGACCCCAACAATGCCGGGATTTACAAGCTGAACACAATTTGCAACGACGATCCCGACATCATTTCTCTGCTGAACACCCCCGCCCCCTGCGCCTTTGAGCGGGATGAGAACGGTGTGTTCCAGCAGATCAAAGACTGGAAACCGGATGAGGACGAGGAGGACCCTGATATGGACATTTTGAAGCAGTGCCAGAAGTGGCATGAGGAGAGCAAACAACATAAAATTATTGATGCGCTGGAGGCCATCCCCGCCGAGGAGCGTACCCCTGAGATGGACAGTGAGTTAGCCCGTGCCTATAACAATCTGGCAGACCCACATAAGCCAACTTGCAAAGAAATGCTCAAAAAGGCCCTCGCTCTGCTAAAGCCCCATGAGGAATACTTCGAGGACGATTATTACTGGAACTTCCGCATGGGTTACTCCTACTTTTATCTGGATCAGGAGGGCCGGGCTCTGCGATATTTTGAAAAGGCATTGGAAGTCCGCCCTGGTGACGATGACACCAAAGAGTTTATCGACCGGTGCAAGCAGGGTATTTCTCTGCCGCAGTTCTGGGAGTGCTTCCGGGATCGGACAGAGAACTGGTGGGAAACCTTTGCCGAGATGGAAGCAGAATTGCGCCAGATGATGGATGACGACAAGGATCACACCCGCGGTGCAGAACTCGTGGCCCAAATGGAGGAAACCCTGAATCTGGCCTTTGATGAAATCTCCTTCGAGATGGGCTTCAACGGCGAGAAGTACGAGCTGATCCTCACCCCGGAGGGTGATAAGGTCAAGCTGTTTGAGCTGGTCTACTTCCAGAAACACGCCCCCAAGGAGGTGCTGGAGCACTGGAACATCCTTGTGGGCCGTCAGCCCCTCCAGAACATCGGTCTGCGTACCGAGGATGGATGGGACATCTCCGGGGATGATGTGCAGATCTGGCTGGAGGAGCAGGGCGAAAACAGCTTCGCCCTCTCCGCCTACTGTGAAAAGCTGCTGCCCATGCTCCGGGAGGCGGAAGGCCGGGTCTGGTGGATGCTCACCACCCTCACCGACCAAGTGCTGGGCGAGATTCCCCACATGAGATACATAGACAGCTTTGATGTGCTGGAGGAACCCAGGGCGGAGCCGTCCATTCTTATGTCCCAGCTTCCCGACGCTCTGAAGGAGCGGGGTCTGGAACTCTCTACCGATCCAGAAGCCTATCTGGAGAGCTATCTTGGCTACGAAATGAAACCCAATGAAGACCCCGACGCTGACTGGCGGCTGGATGTAATGGCCGGTTCCACCTGCTGTGTGCCGCTCATCAACGGCTACCTGAATGCCGACAATGACTTCATGGACGATCTCCATGCTGACGGCGCGGTGGCGGGCTTCTTCTGCTACCCTCTGGATACCCTGCGGGAGAAAGAAGGAACCCAGAAGATCTTCGACTTCCGGGATAAGCTGGAGGAATTGTTCACCACCGGCGACGGTCCGGAGGTACTCACTCTCACTGGAGGAGCCACCGGCCTCTACTGCGGCTATGTGGATTTCATCGCCTGGGACATCCAGACGGCGCTCCAGATGGCCAAAAATTTCTTTGAGGACAGCGATATCCCCTGGGCCAGTTTCCACACCTTCCGCCGGGAGGCGGGCACAGTGAACCTAAAAACACCGTCCGAGGAGGAACCGGACGATGAGGATCAGGCCCCCGAGCTGGACGAGACGCTGGCGGGCATGGATTATATCCCTTACACCCCGCAGAACGAAGAAGAATACTTCCAGCAGCTGGAGCAGTGGAACGACGAGGACGAGTACACCCGCTGCATCCAGGCCCTCAACGCCATCCCGGAGGACTGGCGGAACTATCGCATTGCCTACGCCATGGCGCGGGCGCTGGAGAATTACGCCATCATCGGGGACCACGACGAGGGTACTCCTAACTATAAGGGAGACAAGGCCCTGCGCCGCGCCATTGAGGTACTGGAGTCCGTCCGGGAGGAAGGCCAGGACAAGGCGGAGTGGAATATGCGGATGGCCTACGGCTATCAGTATCTCTATGGGCAGGAGGAACAGGCTATCCCCTACGCCCAGCGGTGGGCAGAACTGGACCCCGAAGACAAGGATGCCCCGGCGGTGATTCAAGAGTGCCAGAAAGAGATCGCAAAGCGGGCCGAGGCAGAGGCCGAGGATGAGAGTGACCACACAGGCGTTTTCACCGGATTTGTCCTCCTGTCCAAGGGAGAATGGGATAAAGAGCAGTTCATCCGGGACATGAAGGAAAAGTGGGATATCGCCGTGGATGAATACGATGCCAGCGAGGAGAAGGACGATGACGCGCTGGTGTTCGAAGTGGGCGACATGGTCGCCGCCGTCAGCCTGGCGACCTATCCCATCCCCAACGGCGAAGCGGAACTGAATGCCGAGAACAACTATATGTGGGAGGACGCCGTCAAGGTTGCCAAGGAGCACTGTGCCCACATCATGGTGGCGGTGCTGGGCAAGGAGGAAAACCTGCTGGAAAAGGGCAAGCTCTACACCAAGGTGGTCGCCGCCTGCTGCCGTCAGGAATATGCCACCGGCATCTACACCAGCGGCGTGGTGTTTGAACCCCGGTTCTATGAGGGCTTTGCCGACATGATGCAGGACGGCGAACTACCCATCTTCAACTGGATCTGGTTCGGTCTGTGGAGAAACGAGAATGGCATGAATGGCTACACCTACGGCATGGATGTGTTTGGCAAAGACGAGATGGAGGTGCTGGGCACCGATGCCAAGCCGAGCGACCTGCGGGACTTTTTGGCCAGCCTTGTGTCCTATGTGCTGGAGAACGATGTGGAACTCCACGATGGAGAAACTATCGGTTTTGCGGCAGATGATAAGCACACCATCACCCGCAGCCCTGGCGTCGGTCTGCCGGAGGAGCAGATGACGCTGAAAATCTCCTGGGAGTCATCGGACGGTGACCCTGACGATGACGGCGATGACCCGGACGGCGAAATGCCCGAGGATGAAGAAGCCGGTGTTCCCGAGGTCTACACCGAGGAGGAGATGGAGGCCGTCGAGGGACACATCCAGCAGTATTTCGGCAAGGTCGAGAATGTGTTCCACGAGCTGGTTTCTCCAGACATCCATGTGGACATCTGCATGGTGCCGCCCACTGAGGAGCGGGACTATTGCACCCTGGTCACCATGGGTATGGGCGCTCACCGGATGAATGTGCCGGAGGAGCTGGTGGAATATAAGCTGGAGCGGGCGGAGCTGGCTATCGCGCTGCCTGCGGACTGGAAGCTGGATCAGGAGTCCATGAAAGACGAAAAGTGGTACTGGCCCATCCGCCTGCTGAAATCCTTGGCCCGTCTGCCCATCAACTGTGACAGTTGGTTGGGACATGGTCATACAGTGGAGAACCGGGAACCATTTGCAGACAACACCAAACTGTGTACTGCTACCCTGATCGGTCCCCAGGATACGGAGGATGGCAGCGAGGTCTGCACCCTGCCGGGCGGCGAGGAGGTCAACTTCTATCAGGTCATTCCGCTTTATGAGGACGAGTTGGACTATAAACTGGAACATGATACAGACGCTCTGCTGAACAAAATGAGGGGGATCAGTTTTGTAGTAAACCCCACCCGCCAGGATGCTATCACTCGTGGCACCCTTTCCAATGATGATTTTGACGGTGAGATGGACGATGCTTCCTATCACATCGAGAGCATCGAGGAAAAGGAACTGCCTATTGACCCCATCAATGCTTATAACCACATGGCCATCTACCTGCGCTGGTGCATGGAGCACGACCTGATGGGTGAAGAATTCCTTGCGGAGTACGGAGAGGTCGTAGAAAAGGTCAAGGCTGATTCTGCCAGCGTGGATCTGCGGGAGTTTATCCGGGATGAGCTGGACGGCTGTCTGTTCTCTGTGCTGTTCAATCATCAAGGCCGTGCCTTTGCGGGCTATTACTATGGAGAGGGCGACAGTCCCTACTATCCTGCCGATGTTGACGACAACGCCCTCTGCTTCTTCGGCCCAGAGCGGTATCACTCCGATGAGTTCCAAGATGAAGCCTACCTGTTCATCCCCTTTGACGAGGACTACTATCAGGCTATGGCAGAGGTGATCGAAGAACGCTTTGCTAACTGGCAGGGACAGGACTTCGACGAGGACACACTGGAGCCTTCCGAGGTGGCTCAGGCCATCATGGAGTATTTGGACTGCGAGTGTACCTATTTCCCATCCATGGCAGATGATGACCCCATCATGTCGGCATACAGCTACGCCCAGCGGCTGGGGGTACGGGAGGGCTTTGTTCCCGTGCTTATCCAGGCGGATGATGAAACGCTGTTGGAATGTCTGGTAATGAACGCCGACCCGAAGAATGATGTAGACATTTACGAATTTGACCTCAAAGCTGTAACGGAGTACCGGAAGAAGATGCTCTCTACCCCCGTCAAGGACGGAAAGACGGTTTTGGAGGAATTGACCGGCCAGCGCAAGGAAGAAGCCGAAGATGACGATATGGACTGGGATGAGGAAGTCTTGGGCGAGATGGAGGGCGGAGAACCTAATGACCGCTTCTCCAGCTACTGGGATGATGATACTGAGATGACCTATCCGCTCATTCTGGCCAAGATCCCGGTGAAGAATCCTTGGGAGATCTTCGCCTACCTGCCCTTCGGAAACTGGAATGACTGCCCCGACACACCGGAGCTGATGGCTGCGGCCAAATACTGGTTCCAGCAGCATGGTGCCATCCCTGCCGCCATGAGCCACGATGAATTGGAGTTTGAACTTCCAACTCCGATCTCCAAGGAAAGAGCTATGGAGGTGGCTGTGGAGCAATATGGCTTCTGCCCAGATCTGGATCAGAATGAGGATGGAAGCATTGGCTCCTTGGCAGATGTCCTGTGGCAGTCCACCGTCTGGTATTTCTGGTGGGATTGA